gCATGCAATGAGTGACATTAAGTATCTATGTTATCTTATTTTTGGTAATAACATCATCTTTATGATCTTAACTTTATTAGTTGTACAAtgctttaatttaatgaattaaaccATTTTACAGATGTCGACCTGAGAATAGATGGGCTAAATTGGAAGGAAAATGGTTGGACCCGAAGATGGGATCTGAagatgttagttttttttttatattacagaataatttaaCCTACTTTGGAAGTatactacttttttaatatataccactcatgtttaagaataattttcattttaatacaattcaattcaagtcaagttcaaataaataattttactcgaCATAAactgtaaatacaaattaggtTCTGATACTGGTCTAGATTTTAATTGTGATATCCTCTAAAGAATTACATTTTGTAACACAATGATTTTAATTCTGTCGCGATGATTAGATCATTCTAGCGGTGGAAGTGAGTTTGCCTACGTATTTTGCGCTTCTGAGTCTGATTTTGAGAGAGCCAGAGTAGATTTAAGAGtcttatataaagattttagaGTAAAAATTGTCTACTTCTTAGACTGCTTACTACTTAGACTATATCTGTTTCGAGATGACCAATTATTATCAGTTGGGTTGTTTTCTGTCACCTAAAATATAATCTGAAATCGGCTCAAAATCCACGTAGCTTTTACATGAATACAcgcattacattttttttgtcaaattacgaagttaaacattaatatagatattataattgttgtgCACAGAAAGCATGGACCGAGGAGGAGATAGAACAGTTTATAAAGATGACTATGAAGAGCTTACGCGGACAGTCCACTTATTTTAACGACTACTGCGCTCACCTTTCTCCTGGTTAGTCCCACAACTATATATCGATTGAGCATTCTATTTTTTCACGATACCAATAatgtacaaacaaataatagttCTTGAATATTCTTATTGATATTCTGAAGATATTTAAACAGTTGTAAAAACAGATTTGAGCAAAAATTTCAGGGAAAATCTTAGaaaaatagcaataatataactaattaatttcaCATCGGTTTTCTTCGGGAAATTGACTCGTACAGAATGTAATAATTTACGTCATTAATGTCtgtgtgtatttattaaattttgtctatgaataattatctatatttcGACTCGTTTGTCCAAATCTTCTTGCGCCTCTTAGGCTTGCtatattcctaaaaaaattgtaaattaaaaaggtaaaaacgtaaaataataatataactaaaagttCAGTGTATTATatcgaaattttaatttgtaatatatcttCTCCGAATCTTGAATGTTCCAGTCCCACGTTCGCGTGACGATTGTGCTGGAAATATATGATCACAGTTCCAACATCTTGGGATCACTCGTAATTGCGACAGCGTTTTCTGTTTTAGtttcaatatttgtattaaacgaGATGCTCTTAATGGTTTTTCTTGTGAGGAACAAAATCAAAAGCTGTATGTTGTCTAAGTAAACTCTTAAAAGCACTTTAAAATTGTAGTTTTACgagattcaattatataataccATTTTACTATTTAGAATTATACTGataaatctgtaaaataatatgattctgTTGAAACTGTTAGTAGCTCAGTAGTTACGTACTGTaccacttaaattaaataagcataTTCATTATATACGATTAAATTTCTATAACGTAATTGAAAACCAACGTACCTTTTTTTATGatctatataaaaacttatattgaTATACGTCTCgtattattattggtttttaaattaattaataaaagtaaagttaataAAGAATATGTATATTGTCTTGGTGTAGTTAAAAACTTTGTTATAGGTTCACTTCACTTCTCGtagtaattaattcattattttcttcaaattaaatgtcaaataaagtgtatttaattcacgtaaacataacaataaagcatttttggattgttaaaatttcaactcTACCATCGTTTCGGACAGCAGTCTCCAGTGAGATGAAACGgcaaaaaacatatttagatCCGACCCTTAATCTTatccaaaaagttttattttaatggtaaattgattatattttccggtacatgtattaattatgtatatattgcaTTCTATTTGGATGcgcattatattgttataaatacatatattatgactGAATTAGAAACAGCCAGAACTGAAGtaacataatttcaaataatgcgAATAACGGTGTCTATGTCTGAAGTGAAACTCCAAAGTAATACCAAAAGACAGGGTTCGTCAAACTTTTATGACAAGAGATacgttattttatatcaaatatattgggAAGAAATATTGAGATCCGAATTCATTCGAAATATCACTGTCAGTTATGTGTCTGATTCTTTTAATATGCGTACTCTGTAGAGATGAGTCTACCTGTAAGGGATAACGAAAAAGAATTCGATAGAAGTGTGTAACCGTTTCTCTggcaatatatttatacagatacaaataatttatattgatatgttCGGTTTTTCTAATGTGACCTAAAAATGCCATGGATTTGCTTGTGGAACGGAATTTTTCAAACTCTAATTAGTGCGTTGTCggccatatttaatttatgtctttAATTATGTCAAGATATTCACGAGTTTGTCGCAAGCCCAATAGTGTACATAATTACGATAAATCCCTCAACGCATCACACTTGTGAATAATGCATCTTTATACATTACAAACGAATCGCGTCTGTAAACGAACCGtgtgtgtaaataatttttgttcaCATATATAATGTTCAAGACGcattcgtataaatattaacattatgtgTTCGTCTGCATATGTGTCAGGATATTTATAATCAACGtcagttaataataaatctagtgTCAATgcaaatctcataaaaaaaatatatttataaaatatcgacaTCTTTCTGTTTGCGTTAAGTAGCAAAgttataatttcattgaaataaagacGTTTGACGAATTTCCATTCAATTCGACTTTATAAGTCATTTGGTAGTAAGTCtgaaaatttcccacagctATTTTATATCTCCGTTCTCTTTGAAGAGAAGATTTGGAGTAATTCCACCACGTCGCTCGAATGTGGTTGGTGGACAATGACATCGgagacagaatttcattgaaattagacacatgtaggtttcttcacgatgttttccttcaccgccgagttcGTGATGAAACATTAAACGAGTGAAAATTAAGTACTTgccggggtttgaacccgcaatcattgatAAAGATGCACACGCTGTAACCACTGGACCCTCTTGGCTGTTATAAagtcattattgaaattataatatcacgagtttgaaaataattctgtGCTACATTAGACGATATGTTGTCTGTTTACGTGCCTTTTCTATTGCTTGGTTATACATAACCaagcatttatttatacttattatacaaGGTTATTCTTTACAAAATCGAACACAAGACCATAatgtattaacaattattatgttacaGAGTTCAAAACAAGACCGTTTAAACCTCGAGAGAAGAAGCGTCGACCATGCAAATCTGAAGGGGTGGTCGAAGACACGCCGCCACCACCACCAGCACAGAAGCTGGCCATCAAAGACACGGAACTGATGAAAGTGGCGCGCGAACTTTACGAGCGAGATATGAACAAACCGACCCTGGAACCGTTACCTACACATTTGAGAAGTTAGTTTTgggatttatttataactagctgtTCCGCGCGTTTTCACTCGCGTCACTGCTCCGCCTCCGTGGGTGGTAGCGTGATGTTATACATTACACCTTTCTCAATAAAGGGGAtggctaatattataatatttctcaataaaatatagcgaaaataaattaagataaagcTTTCGAACAAACAATTAAACTTCtcagattttatattattataacgtgTTCTGTGTGACTTAAATGGGTAACTTTTACGTACGTAATTGCTGATAGACCCTGCCGTCCACTCGCCAGTTGTTCCTCCTTAGGATAATGTTCAACGATATAAATGTCTTGACATAAGCcgataaaaacaatcaaactcTACAGCTTTATAATGTTAGTTGTAGATTTTAAGAATATTGTTATAAGttgtatgtacataattatgttataaatagatatattgagGTAGaagaattaattgaattaaatggtttttaatatttgacttcCGTATATGGAACTAGCCATTACATTTTATGTTTGTGAGTACAtttttctgtattattttaatccGAAATGTCATAAAAGAAACGAGAGTATTTCAGAGTAATAAGGGCTGAAATACTTTATGAGCGTAACGTGCATAAAACTTtttcgaataatttataatatttttagattgtaAAGTGATTGTAGATTTAAGCTTCGggataattaatagtatttaatgtatttactaaccattatgtaacattttatttattcatttcgtaCAAAGCAGTGAAAACAAAAGTGGTACATGATTGTGCTCAACCATTTCAGAACGCAGAAATTTTGCCCATCAGTGGTATAATTACATACCACTACGTTTTACTTGTAATTACTTTATAGAGATAATCAACtaagtagatattataattaaatgatatgtGATAAGAGAGTTATGTAAAGCAATTATTCAATTGATTATTTTCCCATTGGCCTGTAATAAGTATTAACTGTTTATAAGTACGTAATACTGTTTACTTTGGAGTTATTTATGTTATCAATGCATTCTTAAATAACAATTCTTATGTCATTTGTTATGAGTTCATGAGACGTTAGGACAATATATTGGCATCGTAAGTATGCGTTGTATTGTCTTGCAGGACCAGAACTActgattcttttaaatatacttgttGCATTGATGATTTGAcgtgaaataattattgtatcgaaatcaaaatattctttatccaagtaggcccataaaaataaaactcttgaatcgtcatgttacactgttgaattaaatttaaagctaatgcCTTTATgaacttggcggtagggctttgtgtaagctcgtctaggtatcacccactcatcatatattctaccgccaaacagcagtaggtactcagtatttttgtgtttcggttcgtagggtgagtgagtcagcgtatttacaagcacaagagacatgacatcttatttcccaaggttggtggcga
This window of the Vanessa atalanta chromosome 21, ilVanAtal1.2, whole genome shotgun sequence genome carries:
- the LOC125072409 gene encoding uncharacterized protein LOC125072409, which gives rise to MSFLTEYFDEYRQHPIRKTKICRPENRWAKLEGKWLDPKMGSEDKAWTEEEIEQFIKMTMKSLRGQSTYFNDYCAHLSPEFKTRPFKPREKKRRPCKSEGVVEDTPPPPPAQKLAIKDTELMKVARELYERDMNKPTLEPLPTHLRILGYVRPCLYKTGISEYQESIARLAYEMIRDDRIPRYFPHNGCRPRWGLPPEGTRQPELDGAPYDGERLY